One Paroedura picta isolate Pp20150507F chromosome 3, Ppicta_v3.0, whole genome shotgun sequence genomic window carries:
- the LOC143831559 gene encoding uncharacterized protein LOC143831559 isoform X2 yields the protein MTSLLLRWSFLVLSLLEPKSSADDETVVVTSSGPIRGKHLPAGSRTVTAYLGIPYAEPPVGKLRFQKPVSHQPWSHILEATNFGNSCPQIFLSGMPEAETFNANTPLSEDCLFLNVWVPHPRPSTPAAVLVWIHGGGFYQGTASLAIYDGAFLAATQNVLVVSMNYRLGVLGFLSLPPACPGNMGLWDQQLALRWVRENAAAFGGDPTRITIFGESAGGASVSYHLLSPGSQPLFARAVLQSGTATAPWAWLSPEEAKRRTLSLAGMMGCTEGDNTAIVSCLQEKKMEDFQTYMFLVVNHKTVLNLPFVPTTDGDFLPDDPQKLVESRRFQSKPIMVGTTSDEGSFFVYLTAPSSHKFNESLLTWEELLMQLNTTIPNATEDVIQSIALTYSKAEPEGPAQNRSALTQAWGDYFFVCPSNRIATETAKNGIPVYAYTFTHRTNESSFPEWMGATHGSEVLYLFGTQTVLPGTNVTHTKAELELITQVMQYWADFARSGNPTPSDVGEKTWPLYDPEEQNFFRISTEPPQVMTPSPARHCGLWSAHLSEASRPNATVVVTSSGRIRGKHLPAGSGTVTAYLGIPYAEPPVGKLRLQKPVPHQPWSHILEATNFGNSCPQIILSGMPGAEAFNPNTPLSEDCLFLNVWVPHPRPSIPAAVLVWIHGGGFYLGTASLAIYDGAFLASTQNVLVVSMNYRLGALGFLSLPPACPGNMGLWDQQLALRWVRENAAAFGGDPTRITIFGESAGGASVSYHLLSPGSQPLFARAVLQSGTATAPWAWVSPEEAKRRALSLAGMMGCTEGDNTAIVSCLQEKKMEDFQTYMFLVVNPKTVLNLPFVPTTDGDFLPDDPQKLVESRDFQSKPIMIGTTSDEGSIFVYLAVSSSHTFSESLLTWEELLMHLNATIPNATEDVIQSIALTYSKAEPEGPAQNRSALSQAWGDYYIVCPSNRIATETAKNGIPVYAYTFTHHTKGSIFPEWMGSAHGSEVPYLFGTLTALLGTNRTCTEAELELISQMMQYWADFARSGNPTPSDVGEKTWPLYDPEEENFFRISTEPPQVMTPSPARHCGLWSAHLSEASRPKHPSDYCVPTSPEGDEKPGICNQEDTHGWRKGTV from the exons ATGACCAGTCTCCTCCTTAGGTGGAGTTTCCTGGTCCTGTCCCTTCTGGAACCCAAGTCTTCTGCTGACGATGAAACTGTAGTGGTCACCAGCAGTGGCCCTATCCGGGGAAAGCATCTCCCAGCTGGCTCAAGAACAGTCACAGCCTATCTGGGCATCCCCTATGCAGAACCCCCTGTGGGAAAATTGCGTTTCCAGAAGCCTGTTTCCCATCAGCCATGGAGTCATATCCTTGAAGCCACCAACTTTGGCAATTCATGCCCCCAAATATTTCTTTCTGGAATGCCAGAGGCTGAAACATTCAATGCCAACACGCCCCTTTCGGAGGACTGTCTCTTCCTCAATGTCTGGGTGCCCCATCCCCGGCCCTCCACACCAGCTGCGGTCCTGGTCTGGATCCATGGGGGTGGGTTTTATCAGGGCACAGCTTCCCTGGCTATATATGATGGAGCATTCTTGGCTGCTACCCAGAATGTCCTTGTGGTCTCCATGAATTACCGCCTGGGAGTTCTAGGCTTCCTTTCATTACCACCAGCTTGCCCCGGAAACATGGGCCTTTGGGACCAGCAATTGGCCCTAAGATGGGTGAGGGAGAATGCAGCTGCCTTTGGAGGAGACCCCACTCGGATAACCATTTTTGGCGAAAGTGCTGGAGGAGCATCCGTCAGCTATCACCTCCTCTCCCCGGGGAGTCAGCCACTCTTTGCCCGTGCTGTGCTGCAGAGTGGAACGGCCACCGCTCCCTGGGCCTGGTTGAGCCCTGAGGAGGCAAAGAGGAGGACCTTGTCCCTGGCTGGGATGATGGGCTGTACAGAGGGTGACAACACTGCCATAGTGAGCTGcttgcaggaaaagaaaatggaagatTTTCAAACATACATGTTTCTCGTTGTGAATCACAAAACCGTTCTGAACCTTCCCTTCGTACCGACAACAGATGGAGATTTCCTTCCCGATGACCCCCAGAAACTTGTGGAGTCCAGGCGCTTTCAGTCTAAGCCTATTATGGTTGGCACCACCTCTGACGAAGGGTCCTTCTTTGTCTACCTCACTGCTCCTTCTTCACATAAATTCAATGAAAGCCTTTTGACCTGGGAAGAGCTCTTGATGCAGCTGAACACAACTATACCCAATGCAACAGAAGACGTCATCCAGTCCATTGCTCTGACATACAGCAAAGCAGAACCAGAGGGCCCAGCACAGAATCGTTCTGCCTTGACCCAGGCCTGGGGTGATTACTTCTTTGTATGTCCATCAAACAGAATTGCCACAGAGACTGCAAAGAATGGAATCCCTGTGTATGCGTACACCTTCACCCATCGGACCAATGAATCCagttttcctgaatggatgggggcAACCCATGGTTCTGAGGTCCTGTACCTTTTTGGAACTCAGACAGTATTACCAGGAACCAATGTTACACATACGAAGGCTGAGTTAGAGCTAATCACCCAAGTGATGCAATATTGGGCAGACTTTGCCAGAAGTGG CAATCCCACCCCGTCAGATGTTGGTGAGAAAACATGGCCGCTCTATGACCCTGAGGAGCAGAACTTCTTCCGCATCAGCACAGAGCCGCCTCAAGTCATGACGCCCTCCCCCGCCCGGCACTGTGGCTTGTGGAGCGCACACCTATCAGAGGCATCGAGGCCAA aTGCAACTGTAGTGGTCACCAGCAGTGGCCGTATCCGGGGGAAGCATCTCCCAGCTGGCTCAGGAACAGTCACAGCCTATCTGGGCATCCCCTACGCAGAACCTCCTGTGGGGAAATTGCGTCTCCAGAAGCCTGTTCCCCATCAGCCATGGAGTCATATCCTGGAAGCCACCAACTTTGGCAATTCATGCCCCCAAATAATACTTTCTGGGATGCCTGGGGCGGAAGCATTCAATCCCAACACGCCCCTTTCAGAGGACTGTCTCTTCCTCAATGTCTGGGTGCCCCATCCACGGCCCTCCATTCCAGCTGCGGTCCTGGTCTGGATCCATGGTGGTGGGTTTTATCTTGGCACAGCTTCCCTGGCTATATATGATGGAGCATTCCTGGCTTCTACCCAGAATGTCCTTGTGGTCTCCATGAATTACCGCCTGGGAGCTCTAGGCTTCCTTTCATTACCACCAGCTTGCCCCGGAAACATGGGCCTTTGGGACCAGCAGTTGGCCCTAAGATGGGTGAGGGAGAATGCAGCTGCCTTCGGAGGAGACCCCACTCGGATAACCATTTTTGGCGAAAGTGCTGGAGGAGCGTCCGTCAGCTATCACCTCCTCTCCCCGGGGAGTCAGCCACTCTTTGCCCGTGCTGTGCTGCAGAGTGGAACGGCCACCGCTCCCTGGGCCTGGGTGAGCCCTGAGGAGGCAAAGAGGAGGGCCTTGTCCCTGGCTGGGATGATGGGCTGTACAGAGGGTGACAACACTGCTATAGTCAGCTGcttgcaggaaaagaaaatggaagatTTTCAAACATACATGTTTCTCGTTGTGAATCCCAAAACCGTTCTGAACCTTCCCTTCGTACCGACAACAGATGGAGATTTCCTTCCCGATGACCCCCAAAAACTTGTGGAATCCAGGGACTTTCAGTCTAAGCCTATTATGATTGGCACCACCTCTGACGAAGGGTCCATCTTTGTCTACCTTGCTGTTTCTTCCTCACATACATTCAGTGAAAGCCTTTTGACCTGGGAAGAGCTTTTGATGCATCTGAACGCAACTATACCCAATGCAACAGAAGACGTCATCCAGTCCATTGCTCTGACGTACAGCAAAGCAGAGCCAGAAGGCCCAGCACAGAATCGTTCTGCCCTATCCCAGGCCTGGGGTGACTACTACATTGTATGTCCATCAAACAGAATTGCCACAGAGACTGCAAAGAATGGAATCCCTGTGTATGCTTACACCTTCACCCATCACACCAAGGGCTCCatttttcctgaatggatggggtCAGCCCATGGTTCTGAGGTCCCGTACCTTTTTGGAACTCTGACAGCATTACTAGGAACCAATAGAACATGTACGGAGGCTGAGTTAGAGCTAATCAGCCAAATGATGCAATACTGGGCAGACTTTGCCAGAAGCGG CAATCCCACCCCGTCAGATGTTGGTGAGAAAACATGGCCGCTCTATGACCCTGAAGAGGAGAACTTCTTCCGCATCAGCACAGAGCCGCCTCAAGTCATGACGCCCTCCCCCGCCCGGCACTGTGGCTTGTGGAGCGCACACCTATCAGAGGCATCGAGGCCAA AACACCCTTCGGATTATTGTGTTCCAACCAGTCCAGAAGGTGATGAGAAGCCAGGAATATGTAATCAGGAAGATACACATGGATGGAGAAAGGGGACGGTATGA
- the LOC143831559 gene encoding uncharacterized protein LOC143831559 isoform X1, giving the protein MTSLLLRWSFLVLSLLEPKSSADDETVVVTSSGPIRGKHLPAGSRTVTAYLGIPYAEPPVGKLRFQKPVSHQPWSHILEATNFGNSCPQIFLSGMPEAETFNANTPLSEDCLFLNVWVPHPRPSTPAAVLVWIHGGGFYQGTASLAIYDGAFLAATQNVLVVSMNYRLGVLGFLSLPPACPGNMGLWDQQLALRWVRENAAAFGGDPTRITIFGESAGGASVSYHLLSPGSQPLFARAVLQSGTATAPWAWLSPEEAKRRTLSLAGMMGCTEGDNTAIVSCLQEKKMEDFQTYMFLVVNHKTVLNLPFVPTTDGDFLPDDPQKLVESRRFQSKPIMVGTTSDEGSFFVYLTAPSSHKFNESLLTWEELLMQLNTTIPNATEDVIQSIALTYSKAEPEGPAQNRSALTQAWGDYFFVCPSNRIATETAKNGIPVYAYTFTHRTNESSFPEWMGATHGSEVLYLFGTQTVLPGTNVTHTKAELELITQVMQYWADFARSGNPTPSDVGEKTWPLYDPEEQNFFRISTEPPQVMTPSPARHCGLWSAHLSEASRPNATVVVTSSGRIRGKHLPAGSGTVTAYLGIPYAEPPVGKLRLQKPVPHQPWSHILEATNFGNSCPQIILSGMPGAEAFNPNTPLSEDCLFLNVWVPHPRPSIPAAVLVWIHGGGFYLGTASLAIYDGAFLASTQNVLVVSMNYRLGALGFLSLPPACPGNMGLWDQQLALRWVRENAAAFGGDPTRITIFGESAGGASVSYHLLSPGSQPLFARAVLQSGTATAPWAWVSPEEAKRRALSLAGMMGCTEGDNTAIVSCLQEKKMEDFQTYMFLVVNPKTVLNLPFVPTTDGDFLPDDPQKLVESRDFQSKPIMIGTTSDEGSIFVYLAVSSSHTFSESLLTWEELLMHLNATIPNATEDVIQSIALTYSKAEPEGPAQNRSALSQAWGDYYIVCPSNRIATETAKNGIPVYAYTFTHHTKGSIFPEWMGSAHGSEVPYLFGTLTALLGTNRTCTEAELELISQMMQYWADFARSGNPTPSDVGEKTWPLYDPEEENFFRISTEPPQVMTPSPARHCGLWSAHLSEASRPNETVVVTSSGPIRGKHLPAGSGTVTAYLGIPYAEPPVGKLRLQKPVPHQPWSHIFEATNFGNSCPQIILSGMPGAEAFNPNTPLSEDLELFFFKQILCFIVSFIHHPFWETVTWDSYFVLCYLTFHFLAFATEEIYLKQGYTDTLFSSAQLSTSTFIMV; this is encoded by the exons ATGACCAGTCTCCTCCTTAGGTGGAGTTTCCTGGTCCTGTCCCTTCTGGAACCCAAGTCTTCTGCTGACGATGAAACTGTAGTGGTCACCAGCAGTGGCCCTATCCGGGGAAAGCATCTCCCAGCTGGCTCAAGAACAGTCACAGCCTATCTGGGCATCCCCTATGCAGAACCCCCTGTGGGAAAATTGCGTTTCCAGAAGCCTGTTTCCCATCAGCCATGGAGTCATATCCTTGAAGCCACCAACTTTGGCAATTCATGCCCCCAAATATTTCTTTCTGGAATGCCAGAGGCTGAAACATTCAATGCCAACACGCCCCTTTCGGAGGACTGTCTCTTCCTCAATGTCTGGGTGCCCCATCCCCGGCCCTCCACACCAGCTGCGGTCCTGGTCTGGATCCATGGGGGTGGGTTTTATCAGGGCACAGCTTCCCTGGCTATATATGATGGAGCATTCTTGGCTGCTACCCAGAATGTCCTTGTGGTCTCCATGAATTACCGCCTGGGAGTTCTAGGCTTCCTTTCATTACCACCAGCTTGCCCCGGAAACATGGGCCTTTGGGACCAGCAATTGGCCCTAAGATGGGTGAGGGAGAATGCAGCTGCCTTTGGAGGAGACCCCACTCGGATAACCATTTTTGGCGAAAGTGCTGGAGGAGCATCCGTCAGCTATCACCTCCTCTCCCCGGGGAGTCAGCCACTCTTTGCCCGTGCTGTGCTGCAGAGTGGAACGGCCACCGCTCCCTGGGCCTGGTTGAGCCCTGAGGAGGCAAAGAGGAGGACCTTGTCCCTGGCTGGGATGATGGGCTGTACAGAGGGTGACAACACTGCCATAGTGAGCTGcttgcaggaaaagaaaatggaagatTTTCAAACATACATGTTTCTCGTTGTGAATCACAAAACCGTTCTGAACCTTCCCTTCGTACCGACAACAGATGGAGATTTCCTTCCCGATGACCCCCAGAAACTTGTGGAGTCCAGGCGCTTTCAGTCTAAGCCTATTATGGTTGGCACCACCTCTGACGAAGGGTCCTTCTTTGTCTACCTCACTGCTCCTTCTTCACATAAATTCAATGAAAGCCTTTTGACCTGGGAAGAGCTCTTGATGCAGCTGAACACAACTATACCCAATGCAACAGAAGACGTCATCCAGTCCATTGCTCTGACATACAGCAAAGCAGAACCAGAGGGCCCAGCACAGAATCGTTCTGCCTTGACCCAGGCCTGGGGTGATTACTTCTTTGTATGTCCATCAAACAGAATTGCCACAGAGACTGCAAAGAATGGAATCCCTGTGTATGCGTACACCTTCACCCATCGGACCAATGAATCCagttttcctgaatggatgggggcAACCCATGGTTCTGAGGTCCTGTACCTTTTTGGAACTCAGACAGTATTACCAGGAACCAATGTTACACATACGAAGGCTGAGTTAGAGCTAATCACCCAAGTGATGCAATATTGGGCAGACTTTGCCAGAAGTGG CAATCCCACCCCGTCAGATGTTGGTGAGAAAACATGGCCGCTCTATGACCCTGAGGAGCAGAACTTCTTCCGCATCAGCACAGAGCCGCCTCAAGTCATGACGCCCTCCCCCGCCCGGCACTGTGGCTTGTGGAGCGCACACCTATCAGAGGCATCGAGGCCAA aTGCAACTGTAGTGGTCACCAGCAGTGGCCGTATCCGGGGGAAGCATCTCCCAGCTGGCTCAGGAACAGTCACAGCCTATCTGGGCATCCCCTACGCAGAACCTCCTGTGGGGAAATTGCGTCTCCAGAAGCCTGTTCCCCATCAGCCATGGAGTCATATCCTGGAAGCCACCAACTTTGGCAATTCATGCCCCCAAATAATACTTTCTGGGATGCCTGGGGCGGAAGCATTCAATCCCAACACGCCCCTTTCAGAGGACTGTCTCTTCCTCAATGTCTGGGTGCCCCATCCACGGCCCTCCATTCCAGCTGCGGTCCTGGTCTGGATCCATGGTGGTGGGTTTTATCTTGGCACAGCTTCCCTGGCTATATATGATGGAGCATTCCTGGCTTCTACCCAGAATGTCCTTGTGGTCTCCATGAATTACCGCCTGGGAGCTCTAGGCTTCCTTTCATTACCACCAGCTTGCCCCGGAAACATGGGCCTTTGGGACCAGCAGTTGGCCCTAAGATGGGTGAGGGAGAATGCAGCTGCCTTCGGAGGAGACCCCACTCGGATAACCATTTTTGGCGAAAGTGCTGGAGGAGCGTCCGTCAGCTATCACCTCCTCTCCCCGGGGAGTCAGCCACTCTTTGCCCGTGCTGTGCTGCAGAGTGGAACGGCCACCGCTCCCTGGGCCTGGGTGAGCCCTGAGGAGGCAAAGAGGAGGGCCTTGTCCCTGGCTGGGATGATGGGCTGTACAGAGGGTGACAACACTGCTATAGTCAGCTGcttgcaggaaaagaaaatggaagatTTTCAAACATACATGTTTCTCGTTGTGAATCCCAAAACCGTTCTGAACCTTCCCTTCGTACCGACAACAGATGGAGATTTCCTTCCCGATGACCCCCAAAAACTTGTGGAATCCAGGGACTTTCAGTCTAAGCCTATTATGATTGGCACCACCTCTGACGAAGGGTCCATCTTTGTCTACCTTGCTGTTTCTTCCTCACATACATTCAGTGAAAGCCTTTTGACCTGGGAAGAGCTTTTGATGCATCTGAACGCAACTATACCCAATGCAACAGAAGACGTCATCCAGTCCATTGCTCTGACGTACAGCAAAGCAGAGCCAGAAGGCCCAGCACAGAATCGTTCTGCCCTATCCCAGGCCTGGGGTGACTACTACATTGTATGTCCATCAAACAGAATTGCCACAGAGACTGCAAAGAATGGAATCCCTGTGTATGCTTACACCTTCACCCATCACACCAAGGGCTCCatttttcctgaatggatggggtCAGCCCATGGTTCTGAGGTCCCGTACCTTTTTGGAACTCTGACAGCATTACTAGGAACCAATAGAACATGTACGGAGGCTGAGTTAGAGCTAATCAGCCAAATGATGCAATACTGGGCAGACTTTGCCAGAAGCGG CAATCCCACCCCGTCAGATGTTGGTGAGAAAACATGGCCGCTCTATGACCCTGAAGAGGAGAACTTCTTCCGCATCAGCACAGAGCCGCCTCAAGTCATGACGCCCTCCCCCGCCCGGCACTGTGGCTTGTGGAGCGCACACCTATCAGAGGCATCGAGGCCAA atgaaactgtaGTGGTCACCAGCAGTGGCCCTATCCGGGGGAAGCATCTCCCAGCTGGCTCAGGAACAGTCACAGCCTATCTGGGCATCCCCTACGCAGAACCTCCTGTGGGGAAATTGCGTCTCCAGAAGCCTGTTCCCCATCAGCCATGGAGTCATATCTTTGAAGCCACCAACTTTGGCAATTCATGCCCCCAAATAATACTTTCTGGGATGCCTGGGGCTGAAGCATTCAATCCCAACACGCCCCTTTCAGAGgacttagagctgttcttttttaaacaaattttatGCTTTATAGTCTCATTTATTCATCATCCCTTCTGGGAAACTGTAACTTGGGACTCCTATTTTGTACTTTGTTATCTTACTTTTCATTTTTTAGCTTTTGCTACTGAGGAAATATATTTGAAACAAGGGTATACTGACACCTTGTTCAGCTCTGCCCAGCTTTCAACATCAACTTTCATCATggtttaa
- the LOC143831561 gene encoding cholinesterase-like: MTSLLLWWSFLVLSLLGPKSSANDETVVVTSSGRIRGKHLPAGSGTVTAYLGIPYAEPPVGKLRFQKPVPHQPWSPILDATNFGNSCPQILTSGMPGAEIVNANTPLSEDCLFLNVWIPHPRPSTPAAVLVWIHGGGFIHGTASLAIYNGAFLAATENVLVVSMNYRLGALGFLSLPPAAPGNMGLWDQQLALRWVRENAAAFGGDPAQITIFGGSAGGASVSYHLLSPGSQPLFARAVLQSGTATAPWAWVSPEEAKRRALSLAGMMGCTEGEDTAIVSCLQEKKMEDFQTHMLLVVNHKPFLILPFIPTTDGDFLPDDPQKLVESRRFQSKPIMIGTTSDEGSIYVYFAAPSSHKFNESLLTWEELLTLLNTTISNATEDFIQSIALMYSKAEPEGPAQNRSVLSQTWGDYYTVCPANRVATATAKNGIPVYAYTFTHRTNGSFWPEWMGATHGAEIPYLFGTQAVLPVTNGTHTKAELELITQVMQYWAEFARSGNPTPSNVSEKTWPLYNPEEKNFFRISTEPPQVMTPSPARHCGFWNVLSSKAWRPNHPSDPAIPANPEGDKKPEI, encoded by the exons ATGACCAGTCTCCTCCTTTGGTGGAGTTTCCTGGTCCTGTCCCTTCTGGGACCCAAGTCTTCTGCTAACGATGAAACCGTAGTGGTCACCAGCAGTGGCCGTATCCGGGGAAAGCATCTCCCAGCTGGCTCAGGAACAGTCACAGCCTATCTGGGCATCCCCTACGCAGAACCCCCCGTGGGGAAATTGCGTTTTCAGAAGCCTGTTCCCCATCAGCCATGGAGCCCCATCCTGGATGCCACCAACTTTGGCAATTCATGCCCCCAAATATTAACTTCTGGGATGCCTGGGGCTGAAATAGTCAATGCCAACACGCCCCTTTCGGAGGACTGTCTCTTCCTCAATGTCTGGATTCCCCATCCCCGGCCCTCCACACCAGCTGCAGTCCTGGTCTGGATCCATGGTGGTGGGTTCATTCACGGCACAGCTTCCCTGGCTATTTATAATGGAGCATTCCTAGCTGCTACTGAGAATGTCCTTGTGGTCTCCATGAATTACCGCCTGGGAGCTCTAGGCTTCCTTTCATTACCACCAGCTGCCCCCGGAAACATGGGCCTTTGGGACCAGCAGTTGGCCCTAAGATGGGTGAGGGAGAATGCAGCCGCCTTTGGAGGAGACCCCGCTCAGATAACCATTTTTGGCGGAAGTGCTGGAGGAGCATCCGTCAGCTATCACCTCCTCTCCCCGGGGAGTCAGCCACTCTTTGCCCGTGCTGTGCTGCAGAGTGGAACGGCCACCGCTCCCTGGGCCTGGGTGAGCCCTGAGGAGGCAAAGAGGAGAGCCTTGTCCCTGGCTGGGATGATGGGCTGTACAGAAGGGGAGGACACTGCCATAGTGAGCTGcttgcaggaaaagaaaatggaagatTTTCAAACACACATGCTTCTCGTTGTGAATCACAAACCCTTTCTGATCCTTCCTTTCATACCGACAACAGATGGAGATTTCCTTCCTGATGACCCCCAGAAACTTGTGGAGTCCAGGCGCTTTCAGTCTAAGCCTATTATGATTGGTACCACCTCTGATGAAGGGTCCATTTACGTCTACTTCGCTGCTCCTTCGTCACATAAATTCAATGAAAGCCTCTTGACCTGGGAAGAGCTCTTGACGCTGCTGAACACAACTATATCCAACGCAACAGAAGACTTCATCCAATCCATTGCTTTGATGTATAGCAAAGCAGAACCAGAGGGCCCAGCACAAAATCGTTCTGTCCTGTCCCAGACCTGGGGTGACTACTACACTGTATGTCCTGCAAACAGAGTTGCCACAGCGACTGCAAAGAATGGAATCCCTGTGTATGCGTACACCTTCACCCATCGCACCAATGGCTCCTTCTGGCCTGAATGGATGGGGGCAACCCATGGAGCTGAGATCCCGTACCTTTTTGGAACTCAGGCAGTATTACCAGTAACTAATGGAACACATACGAAGGCTGAGTTAGAACTAATCACACAAGTGATGCAATATTGGGCAGAGTTTGCCAGAAGCGG CAATCCCACCCCATCAAATGTCAGTGAGAAAACATGGCCGCTCTATAACCCTGAGGAGAAGAACTTCTTTCGCATCAGCACAGAGCCGCCTCAAGTCATGACGCCCTCCCCCGCCCGGCACTGTGGTTTCTGGAATGTGCTCTCATCAAAGGCATGGAGGCCAA ATCACCCTTCGGATCCTGCTATTCCAGCTAATCCAGAAGGCGATAAGAAGCCAGAAATATGA